One genomic segment of Dioscorea cayenensis subsp. rotundata cultivar TDr96_F1 unplaced genomic scaffold, TDr96_F1_v2_PseudoChromosome.rev07_lg8_w22 25.fasta BLBR01001371.1, whole genome shotgun sequence includes these proteins:
- the LOC120256275 gene encoding gibberellin 2-beta-dioxygenase 3-like produces the protein MVVLVAKPTIEQHQIPLIKSPKQSTFLSIIPIIDLSDPVSASTSMVKACSEYGFFKVTSHGIPMELINKLEAEAVKFFSLPQIEKERLGQPNPFGYGNKKIGANGDFGWLEYLLLDITSKSKNKSFISSFLSEPSATSFCAALNEYIAAMRRLARQVLELLADGLGVKQRDIFSKLVMNEESDSVFRVNHYPPYPLLQGFNCSLTGFGEHTDPQVISVLRSNNTAGLQIALRDGSWVSVPPDQESFFINVGDSLQVLTNGRFRSVKHRVLANGMRSRLSMIYFGGPAPKQRLAPLQQLMEEGEQSLYKEFTWFEYKASAYKSRLADNRLAQFEKQKQLMSDGKTLINHQ, from the exons atggTGGTCTTAGTAGCAAAGCCAACAATAGAACAACACCAAATCCCTCTGATAAAGTCCCCAAAACAGAGCACCTTCTTGTCCATCATCCCCATCATTGACCTCTCTGATCCAGTTTCAGCTTCCACTTCCATGGTCAAAGCCTGTTCAGAGTATGGGTTCTTCAAAGTGACAAGCCATGGCATCCCCATGGAACTCATCAACAAGCTTGAAGCAGAGGCTGTGAAGTTCTTCTCACTACCACAGATTGAAAAGGAAAGACTTGGACAACCAAATCCCTTTGGTTATGGTAACAAGAAGATTGGTGCTAATGGTGATTTTGGCTGGCTTGAATACCTCCTCTTGGACATCACTTCCAAATCCAAGAACAAGTCTTTTATCTCTTCCTTCCTTTCTGAACCTTCTGCAACCTCATTTTG TGCTGCTTTGAATGAATACATAGCTGCAATGAGGAGGTTGGCAAGGCAAGTGCTGGAGTTGCTTGCAGATGGGTTGGGGGTTAAGCAAAGAGATATTTTCAGTAAACTAGTAATGAATGAGGAGAGTGATTCAGTGTTCAGGGTGAATCACTACCCACCCTATCCCTTGCTGCAGGGTTTCAATTGTAGTCTAACTGGTTTTGGAGAGCACACAGACCCTCAGGTTATATCAGTCCTGAGATCAAACAACACTGCTGGTTTGCAGATTGCATTAAGAGACGGTAGCTGGGTTTCAGTCCCTCCTGACCAAGAGTCTTTCTTCATCAATGTAGGGGATTCCTTGCAG GTTCTGACAAATGGGAGATTCAGGAGTGTGAAACATAGGGTTTTAGCGAACGGGATGAGATCGAGACTGTCAATGATATACTTTGGAGGACCAGCTCCAAAGCAGAGGTTGGCACCACTGCAACAATTGATGGAGGAAGGGGAGCAGAGTCTGTACAAGGAGTTCACATGGTTTGAGTACAAGGCCTCTGCTTACAAATCAAGGCTGGCTGATAACAGGCTTGCTCAATTTGAGAAACAGAAGCAGCTTATGAGTGATGGAAAAACGCTCATCAATCATCaatga